The proteins below come from a single Cannabis sativa cultivar Pink pepper isolate KNU-18-1 chromosome 3, ASM2916894v1, whole genome shotgun sequence genomic window:
- the LOC115702300 gene encoding truncated transcription factor CAULIFLOWER A: MGRGRVEMKRIENKINRQVTFSKRRSGLLKKAHEISVLCDAEVALLVFSTKGKLSEYSTNSSMERILERYERYSYAERQLMSNDPEQTGSWTLEHAKLKARMEVLQRNQKHFMGEELDSLSMKELQNLEQQLDSALKHVRSRKNQLMYESISDLQKKDKALQEQNNILTKKIKEKEKEKAQQALLEQQQINHEVESSSNIVLPQSMQTLDIGVSSYSARGDDNNRDGEDEAREDQNRGNNNNNSHLPSWMLSNHNA, encoded by the exons ATGGGGCGAGGACGAGTGGAGATGAAGAGGATCGAGAACAAGATCAACAGACAGGTGACATTCTCGAAGCGTCGTTCTGGGTTGTTGAAGAAGGCACATGAGATCTCTGTGCTTTGCGATGCTGAAGTCGCCTTGCTCGTCTTCTCCACTAAAGGCAAACTCTCGGAGTACTCCACCAATTCCAG CATGGAAAGGATCCTGGAACGGTATGAAAGATATTCATATGCAGAAAGGCAGCTTATGTCAAATGATCCTGAACAAACT GGAAGCTGGACTCTGGAACATGCAAAGCTCAAGGCTAGGATGGAAGTCTTGCAAAGAAACCAgaa GCATTTCATGGGAGAAGAACTAGACTCCCTAAGTATGAAGGAGCTTCAGAATCTGGAACAACAACTTGATTCTGCACTCAAACACGTAAGGTCGAGAAAG AACCAACTCATGTATGAATCTATTTCAGACCTCCAAAAAAAG GATAAGGCATTGCAGGAGCAAAATAACATTCTGACAAAGAAG ataaaagaaaaagagaaagagaaagccCAACAGGCGCTGTTAGAACAACAGCAGATCAATCATGAAGTGGAATCATCTTCCAATATCGTTCTACCACAGTCCATGCAAACCTTGGATATTGG AGTGTCGAGTTACTCGGCCAGAGGTGATGATAATAATAGAGACGGGGAGGACGAAGCACGCGAAGACCAAAATCGaggcaataataataataatagtcacCTGCCTTCATGGATGCTCAGCAATCACAATGCataa